The stretch of DNA ATAAGCCTTGGCCCTCAGGCTGTAGGCGCTTGTTCAAAACACTCATAGACTCATAGACTACTCTTTACGTCCACAAACATCAAATACAAGCAGcatatcatgacattttgtttgaGGAGCTGGTTACATGTcaacattttattgaaataaaggGTTTGCTTTGTGGATCACATGTATGCCGATTGCACCAGAGCAGCATGACGATTCGTCAAAGAGCTTATCAGACGACTTCAGAGGTGTACAGGTTTGTCACTGAGCGGAGCAGCGTTAAAGTCGAGCACTTCTGAATGGAGTTTGGCTTCACTTTCCGCTCACTTTCCACTTGACAGAAGGAAACATGACAGCTCAGGGTGGCGAAGAGCAACTGCGTCTGAAAAGAGCATGGGATTGTGGGTATCTTGTGTTTCCTGATCTGCTTTGACAGTCAGCTGTTGCTGTAAAGTTATGCCATAGTCCGCGGCTCATACTTTGTGTTTATTACAACAAAACGTCGTAGCAGACGTGCGCTGACCGTCTACACCAACTTTATCGACTGTCGTCCTGCGAGCCGACCGTATTTGTTTGGGAAGAACGTGTCGGAGCAACTTTCGGAATGAGTTTGAGCGAGCACTCGTTGCAGGCTCTGTCATGGAGAAAACTGTACTTGAGCCGAGCCAAGTTAAAAGCCACCAGCCGCACTTCAGCTCTCCTGTCGGGATTCGCCATGGTAAGTCGACTTTCACTTCACTAATCACAGTGATTACACCCCTTTACCGACCGCTTTACAGCCGCCGACATAAACTGGATGTTAGTGACGCAGACTGATCATCCAGAGCGTTATCACTCTCCATGTACTGACAGGGACTTTTTCATAAAGCAACAAAGGACACAAACATATACCCATTAGACCACCAACTCCCATTTGCTAACACAGTGACTCAAAGCACCACATCTGTCAagttttgctgttgtcagcTGTGGCTTCATACAGATGTGTAACTGTTTCGTGGTCTTGTGGGCGGTGAGATAGCTGTCAGGCAGAGTGCTGGCTATTGTCTTCACCTCCAGCTGAAATAAACCACGCCCCGTTATGCTGGGACGCCCTCTCAGTCCACTGAAGGACCCATGGGTGGCTGCATGTGGGTCCCACTCCAGCCCTAACAGTAACAGTCATGCTTATTATGTTAATTAGgggtgaaaagaaaacaggttttcaaaatgaatgattaaaaaacagtGAGAGCTGTGTTTATGGAGTGATTACAGCTATGAAAGTTAACACACTGAGCTTGTGTTTTATACAAGTTGTTTTACAGTGTTCATATCTGTGGATTGTACTACACTTCTCTGCACGGACTTCCTTTTAAGATTTGCTTTATAGACCCGCTTGCAAAGTTGAACagtttcactgtttgtttttcccaggTTGCCATGGTGGAGGTACAGCTGGAGGATGAGCATAACTATCCCCAAGGACTGCTCATAGCCTTCAGCGCCTGCACCACCATTCTGGTTGCAGTTCACCTATTTGCCCTCATGATCAGCACCTGCATCCTGCCGAATCTTGAGGCCGTCAGCAATGTCCACAACCTTAACTCTGTCAACGAATCTCCTCATGAGCGCATGCACCGCCACATAGAGCTGGCCTGGGCTTTCTCCACAGTCATCGGCACCCTCCTTTTCCTGACGGAGGTGGTGCTCTTGTGCTGGGTCAAATTCTTACCTCTCAAACCTCACAACcaccagtacaacagcaccatcAACTCTGGCCAGGCAGCAGCCATCGCTTCCACCTCCATCATGGTGCCGTTTGGGATCGTCTTCATTGTGTTTGCCGTCCACTTCTACCGTACGCTTGTCAGTCACAAAACGGATCGTCAGATCCGGGAGCTGGAGCAGGTTATCAGGCTGCAGAACCAGCTGGACCACAGGGCTGAGAATGATGACCTGCAGGCCTCCATCCATTTTCCCTGATCACACTGAGACAAAGCAGTGGATTGTCAGTAGTGCCATTGCAAAACCTCTGATCAAagcttcttttttaaaattttattttattttattttatggaaaACGATGTGGACTGTgttattttttgctttaattgcaAGTTTCTTCTGTCAGCATCACAGATTTTGACGGCATCCACATCTGGACACTGCATGTTCATTGTCTTCCGCACTTTAGATAGTATACAAATAGTGTTACCTTGATTCTTATTGAGGTAAATTCTCTTCCCTCAATATGGGGGCTTATGTTCCACTGGCTTTTGTTACTACATCTTGTTCTTACCATAAGGCTAAAACCAGGTGTACTCCAAACCTGACACTGTCATAGAAATTTGAATCATCATATTGTGGAAGTAAAGATTTATAGAAGTAAATAGCTACCTACCTAGTTTACATGACAAAGAGGTGCAGCACAACAGCTTTACATGCAAGTTGAGCTGAAATTTAAAATAGGCATAAATATTGTTTGCATTGGTACCATTGGAGTTTTGAATGGGAGAGCTACTTATGTCCTGTAAGCAAACATAATTGTCAGATTATTTGCTCTTATTAGGACGTTCTTTCATACTGTAGTGTTGTGTTGCCTTATCATCTACTGTAGGAAATATGGGAAACCTGAGGAAGATCCACATCGGATCAAAACATTGTCAGTTGTTAAAAGTTTCATGAATATCTTTACTGCTCTCTAGTGTGACTCTCtagttttttgtatttaaatgaagCCGATCCTGCAGAGCTAGTTAAGGCAGACTAACTGGAGTGGCGCTCTTGCTCCAGTTAACTGACATGTCAGGTGAGATTGTTCATTCTCTGCCCCCCAGCATCCACCTGTGTGTGGCACTGATCTGTTGCTGCTCTTTCAGTTACATTTCACAGGGAGTGAGCCAAAACAGAGCCTTGGTGCCAAAATATCATCTATATTTTGCTTTAATCTCTATGAAAATGCTAATATCCAGTATGTGAGTTGTATGACTGAAGTGTTACGGTGTGACCTGGGTGCTGTGAAACTTTTGTCTTTGGCAGCTTGGATACTGAAATGTTTATGGAATGATGTGTTTCctttatgaaaatgtatttggcAGGAGCACACTTCTAGTTCATTTGATATACAGACGCTCAAACTCACTGTACTGGGAAGTTTgctttgaaaatgcagtgtttgCTATATTCACTGTATTGCTATTCTCTGCAGCCCTAACTCACCCTTACCCTTTCCCTCACCCAGAGGGCCAGTATTGAATATTTTTCAGTACTCTGAacagtttacattttactgtttactgcATGCCCCCATATCTGACAAGTTCATACAAAGAATGCATAAAAACTGTTATCAAGGCATATAATAGAATTGCAGTGCTTGCAAGATTACTATTCATATGTTTAGCTACTCAGCATTGAGCTCTAGTCGAAAGACAGTGTTGCTGAACAGTTTTTTCCTCCGGTCTACTACATGAGGCAACAGAAAACATCTTAAAAACATGTCGATCAGGGAATGCTGTTATCCAAAGTGCCTTACTGTAATGGGATGTGAGCACAAGTATTGTTATTATCTTCTTTCAGTGGAAATCAAACTGTTATAAAGGCCTGCATTTTGACAATGATTAGGATGCCTATGATGAAGACATATCGTTTTTCTACTCTCAGAGACTTTCAGTCATGTTGAAATTTGCTTGATATCCCGTTGGTCTTGGAACTCAAGAGCTGCCTGTACTGCAACCCACCGATCTGATTACTGGTTTTAGAACTGGTGATACATGTGGAAAAATGTACTCCAGAGCCTGCCTTTCTTCGATATGTTTAAAAGTTGgttactttttgtacttttagtAGTTTACAAGCTTGAGTGTGGTTATGCACCTAGTGTATTTATAGATGTAGGTGTGGTGTATCCTGTGTATTCTCTTTGTGAGTGTCCTGTTAACAGATTGTAGACTTGCTCCGTTGTGGTTTGACCAGTTGCCCACTTTCTTTCAAAGCCCTCAGTGTAATGGTGCTGTGAACAAATAGCCACTTCAGAAATCTGGCATTTGGTTCGAAGGCATTAAGCTCAAATCAGGTGCACAGTTTTCACACTCTTTAATGATTTTGACGTGCCATAGTGGACAAGCTACATGACACATTGTGTAGCTTCTCAAGGATGCAAGGCTCCCAAAAGTTTTCTTCAAACTGGTTCAGACGAGTCAGTCTTATCTTTAACTGTGATATTtagcagagaagaggaaaaagccattaaaaactggTATTTAAGGCTGTTTGGTAAATTTACATCTCCGCAGTGGCCACTATACTTCTCCAAAGcgctgtatttttatgtatgtgaACTTATAAGTTGCTGCTTCTTGCAGAAGGGGTGAAATGTGGAATGTTACTGATACAAATAGTTACAGTGGTATACGGATGAATGTAGACACCTTTTCAGCAGCTTCTGCCACAACTGTATTGTTTTATGGCAAAGATAGGATTTATTCAGTTTATATGAATGAAAGTTATATAATGCAGGGTCATCATTACAGTGTCAGAGCCATTGCCTTCtttggtgtaattttttttttttttttttttttttttaaatagatctAAGGAAATTATTACTTGTTCCTTTGGTTACTCTTTtatgtgtggtgttttttttgtttttttttacccaataCAAATAATATACAGATGTTTCACTGCTTGCGTGAACACACAGCTTTTAGGCAGGTTTTTGATCTTGTGTTAtattaagtgttgaaatgtttgATTGCATTACAGTTTATTTGCTTATCTGTGTTCTATTAGCTGATCAGTAAGTTGCAACTCTTTGACCTGCTAAGATTAATGTTGCAAGTATGTTGAATAAACACATCTTTGGGATGAATTgggatatttatttttatttatttactcatacAGTTAACACTttcctaaaaagaaaaatgtaagtcagaaaaaaaccCCACTTGACTCATTCACAATGTTAAGGAAGTAAGATGGAAAACCACACAGGAAATGGCATAGCCTAAGATAGCAGCATGATCGTGTTTCTTGATGGTATGTGTAACTGCTCTGTCTCAGACAGGAAAGCCCTACAGTGTGTAGTTAAGACGACACAACACATCACAGGTGCCCAGTTACCATACCGGACATTTATAACAAACGCCGCGTGAAAAGGGGATGCAACATGTCAGGACCCCTCACACCCCAGCCACAGTGTGGAGATCTGGGTGTGTCAGCACCTGCAAATCCAGACTCAAAAATGGTTTCTACCCCAGAGAAGTCATACACATGCACTGTTTTTATACTTATGCATGCACCTTTGCACCAATTTGAGTCACAAGTTACCTTTAATGACAATAAcagtgaattgaattgaaatttgTCAGGATCTAGCAGCCAAAAATGTGGAGCTCATGTTAAAGGTGCAGTTTCAGTTTGTGTCAGTCAGTGCTCAGTGTGGCACATGGGCAGGCGTTACATGAGGGCACAGAGACACATCCTGTCCCTGACGTTCTCTGATGGTCTTGTTGTCAACAGGGCTTGTTTGGTAGCTTCTCTGAATATGTCCTCCACGTTTTCCCTGCACTTGGCAGAGCACTCCAAATACAGTTCAGCATTGATTTTCCTTCTAGCATCCTCTCCCTGCCAGAACACAAGAGTAATGATATGAGATTGTGAGAAGTGTTTCATATATCTGTTCAGTGTCTTTTCATTGTCCATTATCACCACTGAGGTCAAAGGGCATGAATTCTAGTCAAAAGGTACATACATGCTGGACAAAAAACAGGCTCAAACAAGATAATATGTCAGAGGGTTCCCTGATGCTGAAATGGGTTACATCTTCATCATTTCTATCAAATTATTGTCTCATGCCCATACTGCTtagtaaaagtaataaataagGTACTTTGTATAGGCTGGCAGAAGTACCAAAAATGAATATCAGTAGTGGAAAGTGGTAATGGTGCATGACTAATCCCAATCAGGCCACTCTCAGTCAGTTACCATCACCATATTTCTACATTTGTTTATTAGGTTGGATACCTGGATGTATGTGATGGGGGCCAGGCCAGAGGCCCAGAGATTCTTGGTCAGGACCTTGTCTCTCCGTAGGTCAGACTTGCACCCTACAAGGAGGATGGGCACCCCAGGACAGAAATGCTGCACCTCAGGGTACCACTAAGAATGATCAAACACATTTAGACTGTAATATTAATTAggagcacaaaacacaaaaaaattatgttGCATAAGTCAGTTTATTCTCCATTCAGTCAACAAAGGGACTATTTTCCCATTATGTGAAGTGAAATTACTTTGCAGAAAGATGTGATACAAGCCGTAATAAAATACTTGATAATGAATATTCTGCCTTCAGCTGCTAAATTGCAGTCTCAGTCTGAAATAAGTGAGTGAAAGTGAGTTCACCCCAACCCTGATATCAGTGTTCCTCAGCATGAAAGGGTTACCTTTGTGAATACGTTGTCGAAGCTTGAAGGGCACATGACGTCGTAACAGATCAACACCACATTTACATTCT from Myripristis murdjan chromosome 9, fMyrMur1.1, whole genome shotgun sequence encodes:
- the orai1a gene encoding calcium release-activated calcium channel protein 1, with protein sequence MSLSEHSLQALSWRKLYLSRAKLKATSRTSALLSGFAMVAMVEVQLEDEHNYPQGLLIAFSACTTILVAVHLFALMISTCILPNLEAVSNVHNLNSVNESPHERMHRHIELAWAFSTVIGTLLFLTEVVLLCWVKFLPLKPHNHQYNSTINSGQAAAIASTSIMVPFGIVFIVFAVHFYRTLVSHKTDRQIRELEQVIRLQNQLDHRAENDDLQASIHFP
- the LOC115365352 gene encoding rho-related GTP-binding protein RhoF-like, whose protein sequence is MTQKGSGVSRQQEEFKAVIVGDRGCGKTSLLMVYTKGVFPESHEPSVFEKSVADVRYRGRQFHLNLYDTAGQEDYDRLRPLSYQNVNVVLICYDVMCPSSFDNVFTKWYPEVQHFCPGVPILLVGCKSDLRRDKVLTKNLWASGLAPITYIQGEDARRKINAELYLECSAKCRENVEDIFREATKQALLTTRPSENVRDRMCLCALM